A window of [Ruminococcus] lactaris ATCC 29176 genomic DNA:
ATCTTCCTGCTTAAAGTGGCATTCGTCCACACTGAAGATTGGTTTTGCACTGATATAATGATCCTCAAAAATACGATATACAACATCCGGTGTCAGTTCCTGATGAGCCTTGTCAGAAACATCTTTTACCATGTATCCGACTTCTTCTCTCATCTTCTCCGGCAGGCTGATACCAAAGCTCTGCTTCAGAATATAGTTTACGCCACCTTTTCCTGACTGGCTGTTGATACGGATAACATCCGAATCATATCTTCTTCCAACATCCTGTGGGTCAATCGGAAGATATGGAACTGTCCATGTCTTGCAGTCATGTTCTTCTCTCCATGCCATGCCCTTTGCAATCGCATCCTGATGGGAACCTGAGAACGCAGTAAATACAAGGTCACCTGCATATGGCTGACGAGGAGAAACTTTCATTCTTGTAACACGCTCATATACTTCGCAGATCTCACTCATATTGGAAAAATCAAGATTTGGATTTACTCCCTGTGAGAACATGTTCATGGCAAGAGTAATGATATCTACGTTTCCGGTTCTCTCACCGTTTCCAAACAATGTTCCCTCAATCTTATCTGCTCCGGCAAGGATTCCAAGTTCTGCATCTGATACACCTGATCCTCTGTCATTATGTGGATGAAGGGAAAGGATTACGTTTTCGCGGTGTAATAAATGTTTGTTGAAATACTCTACCTGACTGGCAAATACATGCGGCATTGCATTTTCTACCGTTGTAGGAAGATTGATGATCGCTTTGTTGTCAGCAGTTGGCTGCCATATATCAAGGACAGCGTTGCAGACATCCAATGCATAGTCAACTTCTGTTCCCTGGAAACTTTCCGGACTGTACTGGAAAGTGAAGTTTCCTTCTGTTTCCTCGGCAAGCTTCTTTAATAATGTAGCTCCATCAATGGCAATCTGCTTAATTTGCTCTTTATCTTTGCGGAATACCTGTTCACGCTGTGCTACAGAAGTTGAATTGTATACATGGATGATCGCATGTGGAGCACCCTTTACAGCTTCAAAAGTTTTTTTGATGATATGTTCTCTTGCCTGAGTCAGAACCTGAATCGTAACGTCATCAGGAATCATATTCTGCTCGATCAATGTTCTAAGAAACTGATACTCTGTCTCAGATGCTGCAGGAAATCCTACCTCGATCATTTTAAATCCAACATCTACGAGGAGCTGGAAAAACTCCAGTTTTTCATCCAGGCTCATTGGTTCGATCAGTGCCTGGTTTCCATCCCGCAGATCCACACTGCACCAGATCGGTGCTTTATCAATAGAATCTTTTTTTACCCAGTCATAACATGGCTCTGGCGGCATAAAATAAGTCTTTTCGTATTTTTTCCAGTTTTCCATAGTCGTACACTCCTTATATTTCATCAATTTAGTTGCTCTTTTTTGTCTTCACCTATAGTATCATAGCTTTCAGATATATTCCAGTGGTGAATTTAATCAGTTTTATTGATATATTTTAATATAGCATAATCAAAACAGGTTTTCAAAGTACGTTTCGCAATGGTTTTCGTTGCGACAAGAGGAAATTCCCGGATTACTTCATCTCCAAGATAACACTTCATAATCCCAAGACGGGTATTCTCCCTGACAGGTGCATGGACCTTGTCTGTCAGATAGTATCGAATCGAAATATCCTCTTTTTGGTTCATTAAAAGGCGGAATGGTTCTGTATTTGCACGAACTTCCAGCCGGACAGGATCAGAAGAGGGATAGTTCATTTTATTTTCAATGCCGTTTTGTACCAGTACAAAGTGTGGGGCTGCTTTCACTTGAAAATCGCGATAAACATAATTTTCTAATCCGTAGGTCATTAATTTTTTTGTATCCATCCATTTATAATTTCTGTTATTAGGCCAGCCGCATGCCAGTAAAGCAACGATAAAAGTCCTGTCATCCCGCTGCAATGCCCCCACATAACAATATCCGGCATCCGCAGTAAAACCGGTCTTACCGGTAAGAGCACCTTCCATCATATTAAGAAACGCATTGTGGTTATTACAGGAATAAGAAAAATTCTTTTCGCAGTCCTGAAAAGTATACTGCATGGTGCGGGTGATTTTCAAAAAGGCCTCACGCTGGGGCGAAACCATAATGCAGTAACGCAGGATCAGTGCAAGTTCCCGGGCTGTAGTATGATGATTGCTTTGAGAATCCTGTGCATCCAATCCATTGGGAGAAATGAAATATGTATTTTTACATCCTATTTCTTCGGCTTTCTGATTCATCCTTTGGGCAAAAGCTTCTACACTGCCATCAATTCCCTCCGCTATTGCAACGGCAGCGTCATTATGGGATTCCAGCATAAGGGAATAAAGAAGATCTTTTAAATAAAAAGACTGTCCTTCTGTCATTCCAAGATGGACTTTTGGCTGGGAGGCTGCTTGAGAACTGACAGTGATCTTCCGAGATGGATCAGATGCTTCGAGAGCAAGAATACACGTCATGATCTTCGTTGTACTCGCCATAGGACGTGGATCGGATCCATTTTTTTCAAATAAAATACGTCCGCTGTCTCCGTCCATAAGGACGGCTGAACGGGCGTATAATTCTAAAGATTCACCGGCATCTGTATAGACAGTAAGATCATCGCTTACTGATTCCTTTGCAATCACCTGTAAAGATGGATTGAGAGTCATCAGGATCATTACTGATACGATCAGCCAGTAACAAATTTTTCTCCGATAAAATAATCTGACTTTTGCCACTGCTCCAACTCCGTTACAGAATTGTCTTGTCATTATTTTATGTATCCAGTCTGAAAATCAGACCTTATAAAAGAAGAAACTGCTTGCGTAACTAAAAATCAGATATCAAGTTTTAACTTGGCCTCGTCTTCTGCTTCTTCTTTAAAATGCTCAATCTGTTCAGGAGCAAGAGATGGAAGATCATCAAGAGACTGAACACTGAAACGCCGAAGAAATTCCTCGGTTGTCCCAAATAAAATAGGTCTGCCCGGGGCATCCATCCGTCCGACTTCTTCCACTAGTCCATATTCCACCAGCTTATTGACAGCATGATCAGATTTTACCCCGCGGATCTTTTCAATTTCCAGTTTGGTTACCGGCTGACGGTATGCAATGATCGAGAGCGTCTCCAGCATAACATCCGTGAGTACATACCTCTTAGGTTGTCTGGCAATGCGGATGAGATAATCATAGTATTCTTTTTTTGTACATAACTGGAATGAATGATCCAGCTCAATAATCCGGATACCGCGGTTCTGCTTTTCATAAGCAGTCATCATATCAGAAATGATTCCACGGGTCGTAGGTTCATCCTGTTCAATCGCTGCTGCAATCTTACTCAGTTCCACTGATTCCCCCATTGTGAACAGAATCGCTTCGATCGCTGCCTGAAGCTTCTTTGTATTCATCTGCTTCTCCTATCCTTTCAATCATGATCTCTCCACAGGTATTTTCCTGCTCTACGTGAATCTCTCCCAGCTTCATCATTTCCAGGATTGCAAGAAAAGTAACAACGATATGCATCTTACTCTTCTGTTCCAAAAGAAGCTGCCTGAAACTGAACCTCTTATGCTGACGCATATATTCATGAACATAGACAAATTTATCTGAAAGAGAAACCTCTTCTTTTTCAATCTTTCCGAATTTACTCCTGACCGGATCAATCTTTTCAGCCTGACGCTTCATGATCTCACGGAACACTTCTCCTAATTTAGCCATAGTGAGATCTCCAAGAAGCTGATCCAGGTCTACAGGTTCTGCGTATTCAAGAATCTCTTCCGGAATATCCGGAGATTTATACATAACCTGACCCGAATCCAGTTCACGGTCTTTCAGTTCAAATGCCATATACTTGTACATCTTATATTGAAGGAGCTGTTCCACAAGCTCCTGACGCGGATCTTCTTCCTCTCCTTCTTCCGTCACTTCTTTAGGAAGAAGCATCCGACATTTGATATCCAGAAGCATCGCTGCCATCACAAGAAATTCACTCATGACATTCAGATCTTCATGCTGCATCCCCCTGATATATTCCATATACTGATTCGTGATCTCAACAATCGGAATATCATAAATATCAACTTTATTTTTCTCTATCAAATGAAGGAGCAGATCCAGTGGTCCTTCAAATACTTCTAACTTTA
This region includes:
- a CDS encoding segregation and condensation protein A, translating into MGIPVKLEVFEGPLDLLLHLIEKNKVDIYDIPIVEITNQYMEYIRGMQHEDLNVMSEFLVMAAMLLDIKCRMLLPKEVTEEGEEEDPRQELVEQLLQYKMYKYMAFELKDRELDSGQVMYKSPDIPEEILEYAEPVDLDQLLGDLTMAKLGEVFREIMKRQAEKIDPVRSKFGKIEKEEVSLSDKFVYVHEYMRQHKRFSFRQLLLEQKSKMHIVVTFLAILEMMKLGEIHVEQENTCGEIMIERIGEADEYKEASGSDRSDSVHNGGISGTE
- a CDS encoding D-alanyl-D-alanine carboxypeptidase family protein, translated to MTRQFCNGVGAVAKVRLFYRRKICYWLIVSVMILMTLNPSLQVIAKESVSDDLTVYTDAGESLELYARSAVLMDGDSGRILFEKNGSDPRPMASTTKIMTCILALEASDPSRKITVSSQAASQPKVHLGMTEGQSFYLKDLLYSLMLESHNDAAVAIAEGIDGSVEAFAQRMNQKAEEIGCKNTYFISPNGLDAQDSQSNHHTTARELALILRYCIMVSPQREAFLKITRTMQYTFQDCEKNFSYSCNNHNAFLNMMEGALTGKTGFTADAGYCYVGALQRDDRTFIVALLACGWPNNRNYKWMDTKKLMTYGLENYVYRDFQVKAAPHFVLVQNGIENKMNYPSSDPVRLEVRANTEPFRLLMNQKEDISIRYYLTDKVHAPVRENTRLGIMKCYLGDEVIREFPLVATKTIAKRTLKTCFDYAILKYINKTD
- a CDS encoding 2-isopropylmalate synthase, which encodes MENWKKYEKTYFMPPEPCYDWVKKDSIDKAPIWCSVDLRDGNQALIEPMSLDEKLEFFQLLVDVGFKMIEVGFPAASETEYQFLRTLIEQNMIPDDVTIQVLTQAREHIIKKTFEAVKGAPHAIIHVYNSTSVAQREQVFRKDKEQIKQIAIDGATLLKKLAEETEGNFTFQYSPESFQGTEVDYALDVCNAVLDIWQPTADNKAIINLPTTVENAMPHVFASQVEYFNKHLLHRENVILSLHPHNDRGSGVSDAELGILAGADKIEGTLFGNGERTGNVDIITLAMNMFSQGVNPNLDFSNMSEICEVYERVTRMKVSPRQPYAGDLVFTAFSGSHQDAIAKGMAWREEHDCKTWTVPYLPIDPQDVGRRYDSDVIRINSQSGKGGVNYILKQSFGISLPEKMREEVGYMVKDVSDKAHQELTPDVVYRIFEDHYISAKPIFSVDECHFKQEDGIVAEATIHQNDNNHKITGVGNGRLDAVSNAIKHYFGISYELAFYEEHSLTKGSSSRAVAYVGVICNKKKYWGVGIDADIIKASIQALVVAVNKLPEIAESQSCKDERLLEITNYIYANYKDVTLDDLSEKFFLSKPYLSKYIKEKSGLTFGDILKQVRMKKARAMLKSSSATVESIAESVGYQNVEHFNRIFKKMYNITPVQYRNRH
- the scpB gene encoding SMC-Scp complex subunit ScpB, with the translated sequence MNTKKLQAAIEAILFTMGESVELSKIAAAIEQDEPTTRGIISDMMTAYEKQNRGIRIIELDHSFQLCTKKEYYDYLIRIARQPKRYVLTDVMLETLSIIAYRQPVTKLEIEKIRGVKSDHAVNKLVEYGLVEEVGRMDAPGRPILFGTTEEFLRRFSVQSLDDLPSLAPEQIEHFKEEAEDEAKLKLDI